One Bacillus sp. (in: firmicutes) genomic window carries:
- a CDS encoding DUF2243 domain-containing protein, whose amino-acid sequence MTAENVNLKNHSNYATRSAYSVRNLWSGFLFGLGLVAFIDETVFHQLLHWHHFYDKSTSDIGLISDGLFHAFSWFATIGSSFMFADLLRRNALWLTRWWGGVLLGAGIFQLYDGTIQHKLMRLHQIRYNVNIFPYDLTWNIIAIAMIVAGTILIVRTRRRSQQPGETVSNEHQ is encoded by the coding sequence ATGACTGCTGAGAACGTGAATTTAAAAAATCATTCAAATTATGCAACTCGCTCTGCATACTCGGTTCGTAATCTATGGTCGGGCTTCCTATTCGGCCTTGGTCTAGTCGCCTTTATCGATGAAACTGTTTTTCATCAACTTCTGCATTGGCATCATTTTTATGACAAGTCCACGTCCGATATTGGACTAATCTCAGATGGCTTGTTTCACGCTTTTAGTTGGTTTGCGACAATCGGGTCCTCGTTTATGTTCGCCGATCTACTCCGACGAAACGCATTGTGGCTCACTAGGTGGTGGGGAGGGGTGTTGCTCGGGGCAGGAATATTCCAGTTATACGACGGTACAATCCAGCACAAGCTAATGCGGTTGCACCAAATTCGCTACAATGTGAATATTTTCCCCTATGACTTGACATGGAATATCATAGCCATTGCCATGATTGTAGCTGGTACCATCCTTATTGTCCGTACACGACGCAGATCACAACAACCGGGAGAGACTGTTTCAAATGAACATCAATGA
- a CDS encoding methionine ABC transporter ATP-binding protein translates to MIAIKDLVKVYTTKHKQVVGVDHVSLTINKGEIFGIVGYSGAGKSTLLRCINLLERPTSGNVIIDGVDLTSLNEKELRKARLKIGMIFQHFHLVSSKTVFENIAFALKAAKKSKSEIEKRVTELLEMVGLADKRDAYPSQLSGGQKQRVGIARALANEPSVLLCDEATSALDPSTTKSILSLLKKINRELGITIVLITHEMEVVKDICDRIAVMQDGKVIELGTVYEIFTNPKEELTKSFIESVIQFDLPEHLLQKQTGTIVKIQFKGEIAEQAVVSDMLQTFKVRGNILHGKIEYIQDLPIGIFIMELTGDPQEVQKAIEYISHRTSGLEVIGSAA, encoded by the coding sequence ATGATTGCGATTAAAGACTTAGTAAAAGTGTATACGACCAAACATAAACAAGTCGTTGGTGTCGATCACGTTTCGTTAACCATCAACAAAGGAGAAATCTTTGGCATCGTTGGCTATAGCGGTGCAGGAAAAAGTACCCTATTGCGCTGCATAAACCTTTTAGAACGGCCTACGTCGGGGAATGTCATCATCGATGGAGTCGATTTAACGTCTTTAAATGAAAAGGAATTGCGTAAAGCCCGATTAAAAATAGGGATGATTTTTCAGCATTTCCATCTTGTTAGCTCGAAAACAGTATTCGAAAATATCGCCTTTGCCTTAAAAGCGGCGAAAAAATCAAAAAGTGAAATTGAAAAAAGAGTAACGGAACTGTTGGAGATGGTTGGTCTTGCGGATAAACGAGATGCCTATCCTTCCCAATTAAGTGGTGGACAAAAACAGCGTGTCGGTATTGCCCGAGCTTTAGCCAATGAACCATCTGTTCTTTTATGCGATGAAGCCACATCAGCCCTTGATCCAAGTACGACCAAGTCGATTTTGTCCTTGTTAAAAAAGATTAATCGAGAACTTGGCATTACAATCGTGTTAATTACACATGAGATGGAAGTCGTGAAAGATATTTGCGACCGGATTGCTGTGATGCAGGATGGAAAAGTCATTGAATTAGGCACCGTTTATGAAATTTTCACCAATCCGAAAGAAGAATTAACCAAATCGTTTATCGAAAGTGTGATTCAATTTGACCTTCCGGAACACCTGTTACAAAAACAGACTGGAACGATTGTCAAAATACAGTTTAAAGGGGAGATCGCGGAACAGGCCGTTGTTTCGGATATGCTGCAAACATTTAAGGTGAGAGGAAATATTTTGCACGGGAAAATTGAGTACATTCAAGACTTACCAATAGGGATTTTTATTATGGAACTAACCGGCGATCCTCAAGAAGTTCAAAAAGCCATTGAATATATTTCTCATCGAACAAGTGGATTGGAGGTGATTGGAAGTGCTGCTTGA
- a CDS encoding LysR family transcriptional regulator: MELRQLIYFVEVAKREHVSEAADTLHVAQSAISRQIANLEAELGVQLFEREGRNVKLTPIGKYFLPHAEAVLRAVENAKQQIEEYLDPEHGTIKIGFPSSLASHTLPMVISSFKDEHPNVKFHLRQGSYHFLIEAVKNRELDLAFIGPVPTDEKELKGEILFMESFAVLLPLHHHLAKRERLALNELRNEPFVTFPKGYVLHTIVINACRQAGFSPIISSEGEDLDAIKGLVSAGIGVTLLPENTFYDTMPRYTVKIPIDMPQVKRNVGVIYSTRHNLAPSVKVFYDFVKQFFSRLQQYQ; this comes from the coding sequence ATGGAACTAAGACAGCTCATTTATTTTGTAGAAGTAGCGAAAAGAGAACACGTTTCTGAAGCAGCCGATACACTCCACGTGGCCCAGTCCGCGATCAGTCGCCAAATTGCTAATTTAGAGGCCGAGTTAGGGGTCCAATTGTTTGAACGAGAAGGACGAAATGTCAAGCTAACACCAATTGGAAAGTATTTTTTACCCCATGCCGAAGCGGTGTTACGAGCGGTCGAAAACGCCAAGCAGCAAATTGAGGAATATTTAGATCCCGAACATGGGACGATTAAAATTGGATTTCCGTCCAGTTTAGCCAGTCATACGCTGCCAATGGTGATTTCCTCCTTTAAAGATGAACATCCAAATGTCAAATTCCATTTACGTCAAGGATCGTATCATTTTTTAATCGAAGCGGTGAAAAATCGAGAGCTCGATTTAGCGTTTATCGGCCCCGTTCCAACGGATGAGAAAGAACTAAAAGGAGAAATTTTATTTATGGAGTCCTTTGCTGTACTATTGCCCCTTCACCATCACTTAGCCAAACGTGAGCGTTTAGCGTTAAATGAACTGCGCAATGAACCGTTCGTTACCTTTCCGAAAGGGTATGTACTTCATACCATCGTCATTAATGCTTGCCGACAAGCCGGTTTTTCTCCGATCATCTCCTCGGAAGGAGAAGATTTAGACGCGATCAAAGGACTGGTATCAGCTGGAATTGGGGTCACCCTTCTGCCAGAAAACACATTTTATGACACGATGCCTCGCTACACGGTCAAAATTCCGATTGACATGCCCCAAGTGAAACGAAATGTTGGGGTCATTTATTCTACTCGCCATAACCTCGCTCCGTCTGTTAAAGTGTTTTATGATTTTGTTAAACAATTTTTCTCAAGGTTGCAGCAGTATCAATAA
- a CDS encoding cytochrome c oxidase assembly protein: MNINDHIHHGDGTHIYHADGIVSQLLLALPFLLVLVIYILAVFVSSLRNKQWPLYRTAFWVFGVLCAVTAVVGPLANRAHMDFTAHMLGHLFLGMLAPLLMVLGAPMTLVLRTLNVTLARRLSRVLKSWPVRILSDPIVASFLNVGGLWILYTTDLYAAMQQNILLHVLIHVHVFFAGYLFTVSMIYIDPTPHRSSFVYRAIVLVIALAGHSILSKYIYAHPPNNVPTAQAEMGGMLMYYGGDAIDVILIFIFCFQWFRATRPRASMAMAQYSKLTN, encoded by the coding sequence ATGAACATCAATGATCACATTCATCACGGCGATGGAACTCATATTTATCACGCTGATGGGATAGTATCCCAGCTACTCTTGGCACTGCCGTTTTTACTTGTATTGGTTATATATATCCTTGCTGTGTTTGTATCCAGTCTCCGCAACAAACAATGGCCACTATATCGTACTGCCTTCTGGGTTTTCGGAGTTCTCTGCGCGGTTACCGCAGTTGTCGGCCCCCTAGCGAATCGTGCCCATATGGATTTCACAGCGCACATGCTCGGACATTTGTTCCTTGGAATGCTTGCTCCACTCCTTATGGTGCTAGGTGCACCTATGACTCTTGTCCTACGAACACTCAATGTGACTCTAGCACGACGTCTTTCACGTGTGCTGAAGAGTTGGCCAGTTCGTATTCTTAGTGATCCAATTGTCGCATCCTTCCTCAACGTCGGAGGGCTATGGATACTCTATACGACCGATTTGTACGCTGCTATGCAGCAAAATATTCTACTTCATGTATTGATACACGTACATGTCTTTTTTGCCGGCTACCTCTTCACAGTGTCCATGATTTATATTGACCCGACACCACATAGGTCTAGCTTCGTCTACCGTGCAATTGTGTTGGTGATTGCTTTAGCTGGCCACAGCATCTTATCCAAGTACATCTATGCTCATCCACCTAATAACGTGCCGACAGCACAAGCAGAAATGGGAGGAATGCTAATGTACTACGGTGGCGACGCCATTGACGTTATTCTTATCTTCATATTTTGCTTTCAATGGTTTAGAGCCACCAGGCCTCGAGCGTCGATGGCCATGGCTCAGTACTCGAAATTAACAAATTAA
- a CDS encoding ATP-binding cassette domain-containing protein: MFTLKNVKIKEILSIDELIIPSHTVTCIYGPSGSGKSTLLKLLNHLHSPDEGNIYFNGKSLFEMDPIELRRKVVMVPQTPTIYEGTVKDNLIIGCKFAEKPIPSDYELENILATVHLRKPLDEDADTLSGGEKQRLALARALLIHPEVLLLDEPTSALDEETASSVIFDVIQLYQQHKKTIIMITHSKDLLKKIHGNMIDITKYSLILQKDH, translated from the coding sequence TTGTTTACGTTAAAAAATGTCAAGATAAAAGAGATTCTATCCATTGACGAACTGATCATCCCTTCCCATACGGTGACATGTATATACGGCCCGAGCGGAAGTGGTAAGTCAACACTGTTAAAGCTTCTAAATCATTTACATAGCCCTGATGAAGGAAATATCTATTTTAATGGGAAATCATTATTCGAAATGGATCCGATTGAACTCCGTAGAAAAGTGGTCATGGTCCCGCAAACGCCAACGATTTATGAGGGAACGGTGAAAGATAATCTTATAATCGGTTGTAAGTTTGCAGAAAAACCCATTCCATCAGATTATGAATTAGAAAACATACTAGCCACGGTTCATTTGCGTAAACCGTTAGATGAAGATGCCGACACCCTTTCTGGCGGGGAAAAACAACGACTAGCGCTAGCACGGGCGTTACTGATACATCCCGAGGTCCTTTTATTAGACGAGCCGACTTCGGCGTTAGATGAGGAAACCGCAAGTTCCGTCATCTTTGATGTGATTCAACTTTATCAGCAACATAAGAAAACGATTATCATGATCACGCATTCAAAAGATTTGCTGAAAAAAATACATGGAAATATGATTGATATAACAAAATATAGCTTAATCCTTCAAAAAGATCATTAA
- a CDS encoding class I SAM-dependent methyltransferase has product MEKTKLIQKFNKQASKYAKKRKKQEQNIWRKKMFQSVKGKTLEVAVGAGMNFAFFPKSIEYVGVDFSPKMIEQAKEAAIEHGVNAEFVLSDVESLNFPENSFDTIVSSGSLCSYEDPIQVLNLFSQWCKEDGQVLLMEHGLFSVPALAWIQMKLDDFAVKAIGCHQNRDIINIVKQSNLIIHKHERAFLGYLYFIWASPQKGNIG; this is encoded by the coding sequence ATGGAAAAAACAAAATTAATACAAAAATTCAACAAACAGGCTTCTAAATACGCAAAAAAACGTAAAAAACAGGAACAAAATATATGGCGGAAGAAAATGTTCCAGTCTGTCAAAGGAAAAACTCTTGAAGTAGCTGTTGGAGCTGGAATGAATTTTGCTTTCTTTCCGAAAAGCATAGAGTACGTAGGAGTAGATTTCAGTCCTAAAATGATTGAACAAGCGAAAGAAGCAGCCATTGAACATGGGGTTAATGCTGAATTTGTGCTATCCGATGTAGAAAGTCTGAACTTTCCTGAGAATTCCTTTGATACCATTGTATCATCGGGTTCTTTATGTAGTTATGAAGATCCAATTCAGGTTTTAAATCTTTTTAGTCAATGGTGTAAGGAAGATGGTCAGGTATTACTTATGGAGCATGGACTATTTTCCGTCCCGGCACTGGCATGGATTCAAATGAAACTTGATGATTTTGCCGTTAAAGCTATTGGATGTCATCAAAATCGGGATATCATAAATATTGTCAAGCAATCAAATTTAATCATTCACAAACATGAACGTGCATTCTTGGGATATCTTTATTTCATATGGGCAAGTCCACAAAAAGGTAATATTGGCTAA
- the fetB gene encoding iron export ABC transporter permease subunit FetB → MEGIIDLTFWQMATAYLFIVVLLIILKIKGIPREKEVLISTIRMTLQLMLVGYLLQYIFDHPNPWITLLIIGIMLVFAIFNVYNRSKITLSFSMKKAIALSMGIGILCSICYFIFIVIRLSPWYEPRYFIPLAGMIIGNSMTGISLGVNTLIQGFQSDRARIEEALMLGATPRLAAKPIVNRAFDEAMLPTINSMVGMGIVFLPGMMTGQILSGTSPLVAVEYQIAIMLGLVGSVSLTVLLYLYLGYQTFFNKRCQLKYNMDE, encoded by the coding sequence ATGGAAGGTATTATCGATTTGACCTTTTGGCAAATGGCCACTGCTTATCTATTTATTGTCGTTTTACTAATTATTTTAAAAATCAAAGGAATACCACGAGAAAAAGAAGTACTCATATCCACCATTCGCATGACGCTCCAATTAATGTTGGTCGGATATTTACTTCAATACATATTTGATCATCCAAACCCATGGATCACGTTATTGATTATCGGAATTATGCTTGTGTTTGCTATTTTTAATGTGTATAATCGGTCCAAAATCACACTTTCCTTTTCGATGAAAAAAGCTATTGCCCTTTCTATGGGCATCGGGATTCTGTGCAGTATCTGTTACTTTATTTTTATCGTCATACGTTTATCGCCATGGTATGAACCGAGATACTTTATCCCGCTTGCCGGGATGATTATCGGAAATTCGATGACAGGTATTTCCTTAGGAGTCAATACTTTAATACAAGGATTTCAATCCGATCGAGCACGCATTGAAGAAGCGCTCATGCTTGGAGCGACTCCTCGATTAGCAGCCAAACCTATCGTCAACCGGGCATTTGATGAAGCGATGCTGCCGACGATTAACTCAATGGTCGGAATGGGAATTGTCTTTCTCCCCGGGATGATGACTGGTCAAATTTTATCCGGTACCTCTCCCCTCGTCGCGGTCGAATACCAAATCGCGATCATGCTCGGACTCGTTGGAAGCGTCTCGTTAACAGTTCTTTTGTATCTTTACTTAGGGTATCAAACATTTTTTAATAAGAGGTGCCAATTGAAATACAACATGGATGAGTAG
- a CDS encoding metallophosphoesterase has protein sequence MESKFFKKPKQLWVALIVISIVLCMFSWNVQSEEKLSKSRKEPILVFPVISDIHIKQSGTMDMQKFQEALEQLNEQAPKQDAFVVVGDLTDKGLKEEYDRFFSLYDVKKQPQAISLFTIGNHEYWNGLSEADAQKRFLAETGMDSIYDHKVIKGYHFIILGPENGLTKGYYSTKQINWLGEQLEQAAKDDPKKPIFVFQHQPIKNTVIGSNSTTELNRELLYNTLKEYPQVIHFSGHSHYPLYDPRTLYRKDFTSVGTSSVSYITTGIGFLLGELPPGYQYISQGLIVEVYKNKVVIKRRDFHKNDWTGEPWVIQLPVKANTLN, from the coding sequence ATGGAAAGTAAATTTTTTAAAAAACCGAAACAACTCTGGGTCGCTCTCATCGTAATTAGTATTGTTTTATGTATGTTCTCGTGGAATGTACAATCTGAAGAAAAGTTAAGCAAGAGCAGAAAGGAACCTATACTTGTGTTTCCTGTGATTAGTGATATACATATTAAGCAAAGCGGGACAATGGATATGCAAAAGTTTCAGGAAGCGCTGGAGCAGCTAAATGAGCAAGCACCAAAACAAGATGCTTTTGTGGTAGTTGGTGATTTAACGGACAAAGGGTTAAAGGAAGAATATGACCGATTCTTTTCACTTTATGATGTAAAAAAACAACCACAAGCTATTTCCCTGTTCACCATTGGAAATCACGAATACTGGAATGGATTATCAGAAGCAGACGCTCAAAAAAGGTTCCTAGCTGAAACAGGTATGGATTCCATTTATGATCATAAGGTGATCAAAGGTTACCATTTCATCATTCTTGGTCCGGAGAACGGATTAACAAAAGGCTATTATTCCACAAAACAAATTAATTGGCTTGGTGAGCAGTTAGAACAAGCCGCGAAGGATGACCCGAAAAAACCAATATTTGTTTTTCAACATCAACCAATTAAAAATACAGTAATTGGTAGTAATTCGACTACTGAATTGAATAGAGAACTTCTTTACAATACGTTAAAGGAATATCCGCAAGTTATCCATTTTTCCGGCCATTCGCATTACCCGTTATACGACCCTAGAACCTTATATCGAAAAGACTTTACATCAGTTGGGACTTCTTCTGTAAGTTATATCACAACAGGGATTGGCTTTCTTCTAGGAGAACTGCCTCCAGGATATCAATACATTAGCCAGGGACTAATAGTTGAGGTTTATAAAAACAAAGTCGTCATTAAGCGTCGTGATTTCCACAAAAATGATTGGACAGGAGAACCGTGGGTGATCCAATTACCAGTAAAGGCCAATACATTAAATTAA
- a CDS encoding LysM peptidoglycan-binding domain-containing protein encodes MQIHVVQRGETLWLIAQRYGVTIDQIVTANQLTDPNRLVGGQALVIPTPFKYHTVRPGETLWMIARRYGTSIEAIVQANRISDPSLIYPGSVLVIPARTHTVQPGDTLWEIAQRYGTTVQEIIRVNQITNPSLIYPGTVLTIPLYKPAIDVNAFTYQMGEEGGRQVREVGRYLTYASPFAYLIREDGGLDPINDTAIIQASIAEKVVPMMCITNFTYKDPGSRLARTVLSNVNLQNQLLTHIVNTMKEKGYRGLNIDFENVYPADRELYNQFLQRSVDILHPEGFFVSTSVAPKTSGDQKGLLYEAHDYPAHGRIVDFVVLMTYEWGYRLGPPQAISPLNQIKRVLDYAVTVIPRNKIFMGFQVYARDWLLPHVKGQEAETFSPQEAVERAIRYGATIQYDGTAETPFYRYVDSQGRTHEVWFEDARSAQAKFDTVKDYGLRGISYWVLGYPYPQNWLLLEDNFLIRKIL; translated from the coding sequence ATGCAAATCCATGTGGTCCAAAGAGGGGAAACTTTATGGTTGATTGCACAGCGTTACGGTGTTACCATTGATCAAATTGTAACTGCCAACCAGTTGACAGATCCGAATCGGTTGGTCGGTGGCCAAGCACTAGTTATACCAACACCTTTTAAATATCATACAGTCCGTCCAGGAGAGACATTATGGATGATCGCCAGGCGATATGGAACATCGATTGAAGCGATTGTTCAGGCCAATCGAATCAGTGACCCTTCCCTGATTTATCCCGGCTCCGTTTTGGTAATTCCTGCAAGAACCCATACGGTTCAACCTGGGGATACGTTATGGGAAATTGCCCAGCGTTATGGTACCACCGTTCAAGAAATCATTCGGGTAAATCAAATTACAAATCCAAGTCTCATTTATCCTGGAACGGTTTTAACGATCCCTTTATATAAACCTGCCATTGATGTAAACGCCTTTACGTATCAAATGGGAGAAGAAGGGGGGCGTCAAGTCCGGGAAGTAGGCCGTTATTTAACATACGCATCCCCTTTTGCTTACCTTATTAGGGAAGATGGCGGACTAGATCCGATTAATGACACCGCCATCATCCAAGCTTCCATAGCAGAGAAAGTTGTTCCAATGATGTGTATTACAAATTTTACGTACAAAGATCCCGGATCCCGGTTGGCGAGAACAGTCCTTTCAAATGTGAATCTACAAAATCAACTGTTAACCCATATTGTCAATACGATGAAAGAAAAAGGCTATCGAGGTTTAAACATTGACTTTGAAAACGTCTATCCGGCGGATCGCGAGTTGTATAATCAATTTCTGCAACGATCAGTAGACATACTTCATCCGGAAGGATTTTTTGTTTCAACGTCTGTTGCTCCGAAGACCAGTGGCGATCAAAAAGGGCTTTTATATGAAGCGCATGATTATCCTGCCCATGGAAGAATTGTGGACTTTGTGGTGTTAATGACGTATGAATGGGGTTATCGATTAGGTCCTCCTCAAGCGATTTCACCACTTAACCAAATTAAACGTGTTCTTGATTATGCGGTTACGGTCATCCCAAGAAACAAAATTTTTATGGGGTTCCAAGTGTACGCCCGCGACTGGCTCCTTCCTCATGTAAAAGGACAAGAGGCTGAAACGTTTAGTCCGCAGGAAGCTGTAGAGCGGGCAATACGCTATGGAGCGACGATCCAATATGATGGGACAGCTGAAACGCCGTTTTACCGGTATGTCGATAGTCAAGGACGTACGCATGAAGTATGGTTTGAAGATGCCCGAAGTGCCCAGGCCAAATTTGATACGGTGAAGGATTACGGTCTGCGTGGAATTAGCTATTGGGTCCTTGGTTATCCATACCCACAAAATTGGTTATTACTTGAAGACAATTTTCTAATTCGTAAGATATTATAA
- a CDS encoding iron-containing alcohol dehydrogenase family protein translates to MDLLEVRGAPNDYVCESGVIQHLEPFLKRYGFKKAFIICGQRSWNAVEPYFPKDRTLSYSFFRYHGECSLPEIERLSSHCIDYDVIIGIGGGKVLDLAKAVANQVRLDVVLIPTLASTCAAWTPLSVIYDDNGTYVRYDIFPKSATLVLVDPNMLLHSPVAYLRAGIADTLAKWYEADCIIRQLPSPPLSIKIAHQTAYLCKTTLLEHGPKAINDFLEKRDSFSFRQVIETNIMAGGMVGGFGDRYGRVAGAHSVHNGLTKVSSTHHLLHGEKVAYGILIQLVIENHWDEIHRLLPFYQALQLPITFQQLGLPNEKEVLHTIAEAIVQPEESIHLMNVIINKETMVEAFYQLEEFASNYKNKERHAL, encoded by the coding sequence TTGGACCTGTTAGAAGTGCGTGGTGCACCGAATGATTATGTATGTGAAAGCGGAGTGATCCAGCACCTTGAACCATTCCTGAAAAGATATGGTTTTAAGAAAGCTTTTATCATCTGTGGACAGAGATCATGGAACGCCGTTGAACCTTATTTCCCGAAAGACCGAACATTATCTTATTCCTTTTTTCGTTATCATGGAGAATGTTCTCTACCAGAAATCGAACGGTTATCCTCCCATTGTATCGATTATGATGTCATCATTGGAATTGGCGGTGGAAAAGTACTCGATTTAGCAAAAGCTGTCGCCAATCAAGTACGATTAGACGTCGTATTAATACCAACACTCGCATCGACGTGTGCCGCTTGGACCCCGTTGAGCGTTATTTATGATGATAACGGAACGTATGTAAGATACGATATCTTTCCTAAATCCGCTACGCTTGTTTTAGTTGATCCCAACATGTTGTTACATTCACCTGTCGCCTACCTCCGAGCAGGTATAGCTGACACGTTAGCGAAATGGTATGAGGCCGATTGTATCATTCGGCAACTCCCATCCCCTCCCCTTTCCATAAAAATTGCGCACCAAACAGCGTATTTATGTAAAACAACATTACTCGAACACGGTCCAAAAGCGATCAACGATTTTTTAGAAAAGCGTGACTCGTTCTCCTTTCGACAAGTAATAGAAACGAATATCATGGCCGGCGGGATGGTTGGTGGATTTGGTGATCGATATGGACGAGTAGCGGGAGCTCATTCTGTTCATAACGGGCTAACAAAAGTATCATCTACTCATCATTTACTTCACGGAGAAAAAGTCGCTTACGGCATTTTGATTCAGCTAGTTATCGAGAATCATTGGGATGAAATCCACAGGCTTCTCCCCTTCTATCAAGCGTTACAGCTCCCAATTACATTTCAACAGCTTGGTTTACCGAATGAAAAAGAAGTCTTACACACCATTGCCGAGGCCATTGTTCAACCAGAAGAGTCCATCCATTTAATGAATGTCATTATCAATAAAGAAACAATGGTGGAAGCTTTTTATCAACTAGAGGAATTTGCAAGTAATTATAAAAACAAGGAGAGACATGCACTTTAG
- a CDS encoding ABC transporter permease translates to MLLDSLLNLLPELNKAFLETLYMVAISLSIACLLGLPLGILLFVTDRGLFLENKTIQSTLGFVVNMVRSIPFVILLVGLLPLTKLIAGTTIGPTAASVSLSVAAIPFFARIVETSLREIDKGVIEAAVAVGATPWMIIKDVLLPEARPGIMHGLTITTISLVGYSAMAGIVGGGGIGDLAIRFGYYRYDNTVMITTIVILICLVQLIQFLGDHIARLVDKR, encoded by the coding sequence GTGCTGCTTGATTCATTGCTAAACTTACTTCCTGAACTAAACAAAGCGTTTTTAGAAACACTTTATATGGTAGCCATTTCTCTTTCCATCGCCTGTTTACTAGGTCTACCATTAGGAATTTTGTTATTTGTCACCGACAGGGGGCTGTTTTTAGAAAATAAGACCATCCAATCAACCCTCGGATTTGTCGTCAATATGGTTCGTTCCATTCCGTTTGTTATTTTACTAGTGGGACTTTTACCATTAACGAAACTCATCGCCGGAACCACGATCGGACCGACGGCTGCTTCTGTTTCCTTGTCCGTCGCAGCGATTCCGTTTTTTGCGAGAATCGTAGAAACGTCGTTGCGGGAAATTGATAAAGGCGTTATTGAAGCAGCGGTTGCGGTTGGGGCGACGCCATGGATGATTATAAAAGATGTACTCCTACCTGAAGCCCGTCCTGGAATTATGCATGGCCTTACCATTACCACGATCAGTTTAGTAGGATATTCTGCTATGGCTGGTATTGTAGGTGGTGGAGGAATTGGAGACTTAGCCATCCGCTTCGGGTATTACCGCTACGATAATACCGTCATGATTACGACAATTGTCATATTAATTTGTCTTGTTCAACTCATTCAGTTTCTTGGCGACCATATCGCTCGTCTAGTAGATAAGCGATAA
- a CDS encoding WGxxGxxG-CTERM domain-containing protein, with amino-acid sequence MLKKFLYSFYALSLIVMLLGMDDVYAQNNNNDMNNQVADNADDDNDWGWIGLLGLAGLLGLRRRDDRRD; translated from the coding sequence ATGTTAAAAAAATTTCTATATTCATTTTACGCTTTATCATTGATAGTAATGCTTCTTGGGATGGATGATGTCTACGCTCAAAATAACAATAATGACATGAATAATCAAGTTGCAGACAATGCTGATGACGATAATGATTGGGGTTGGATTGGTTTACTAGGTTTGGCAGGATTATTAGGGCTAAGAAGAAGAGATGACCGAAGAGATTAG